In Mytilus edulis chromosome 6, xbMytEdul2.2, whole genome shotgun sequence, the following proteins share a genomic window:
- the LOC139526248 gene encoding uncharacterized protein: MESWSDKWLLKFHPEKCKYMKISKKSNSTDHPPIYNLLNHPTAQVKEEKDIGVLIEAELTFENHISEKMNKANSIFAVLRRTFEYLGIETIMPLYKTMVRTHLDYASSIWSPYKKKDIDKIEGVQRRVTKQLPGLKDMSYPERLKKLGLPTLSYRRIRGDMIETFKTMNGHYDKEVSSFLRKADDSQQRCSSRTNSNKVVHQRFQSNIRKHSFSVRIAKTWNKLPDKIRKSPSINSFKNRLDKYWSDEELYYNDYRAEISGSHGQNSIRNTLKYESGEEEP, encoded by the coding sequence ATGGAATCCTGGAGTGACAAATGGCTACTAAAATTTCACCcagaaaaatgtaaatatatgaaaataagtaaGAAATCTAATAGCACTGACCATCCACCAATCTATAACCTACTAAATCATCCTACAGCACAAGTTAAAGAGGAAAAAGATATTGGAGTACTCATTGAAGCAGAACTCACATTCGAAAACCACATTAGTGAAAAAATGAACAAAGCAAACTCCATATTCGCAGTTCTTAGAAGAACATTTGAATACCTGGGAATAGAGACAATCATGCCACTATACAAAACCATGGTTAGAACACACCTAGACTATGCCAGCTCAATCTGGTCCCCATACAAAAAGAAAGATATAGACAAAATAGAAGGTGTTCAAAGAAGGGTAACAAAACAACTACCAGGGCTAAAAGACATGAGCTACCCAGAGAGACTAAAAAAACTAGGCTTACCTACATTATCCTATAGGAGAATAAGAGGAGACATGATTGAAACCTTCAAAACAATGAACGGACACTACGACAAAGAAGTTAGCTCATTTTTAAGGAAGGCAGACGATTCTCAACAAAGATGTAGTAGTAGGACCAACAGTAATAAAGTAGTTCATCAAAGATTCCAATCTAATATCCGTAAACACTCTTTCTCTGTTAGAATTGCTAAAACCTGGAACAAACTACCAGATAAAATAAGAAAGTCACCATCgataaattcattcaaaaatcGACTAGATAAATATTGGTCAGACGAAGAATTATACTATAATGACTATAGAGCAGAAATATCCGGAAGTCACGgtcaaaatagtataagaaacaCATTAAAATACGAGTCTGGTGAAGAGGAACCTTGA
- the LOC139526249 gene encoding golgin subfamily A member 6-like protein 25 produces the protein MESYEERITSLEKTVENKCDEDKVKQIVCEEIKSCNEEMVKMMVKEEVSKIEAPITEEGCDEDKVKAIITEEISKIQKPDNKGDSDSTNNEIDKAAKNITRMETVTNVLEEINERKSRENNLIIFGIPEIDEESKEVRENTDKERLNELFKDCKIQLDKENLKTIKRLGKFNKEKLNRPILVKLPSAEPKITLFRNIHYIKTNPKYAKVGVSNDLTQAEREQEKRLWDQAKKQTEEEISGDYHFRVRGPPWARKVVRLKKLDS, from the coding sequence ATGGAGAGTTATGAGGAAAGAATTACATCACTcgaaaaaacagttgaaaataaaTGTGACGAGGACAAAGTCAAGCAGATTGTTTGTGAGGAAATTAAGAGCTGCAATGAAGAGATGGTAAAAATGATGGTAAAAGAGGAAGTGAGCAAAATAGAGGCACCAATCACAGAAGAAGGTTGTGACGAGGATAAAGTGAAAGCCATAATAACAGAAGAAATAAGCAAGATACAAAAGCCAGATAATAAAGGAGATAGTGACTCCACTAACAACGAGATAGATAAAGCAGCGAAAAATATAACAAGGATGGAGACTGTTACAAATGTCCTTGAAGAAATTAATGAGAGAAAGTCCAGAGAAAATAACTTGATCATCTTTGGGATTCCGGAAATAGACGAAGAGAGCAAAGAAGTAAGAGAAAACACTGACAAAGAAAGACTAAATGAGCTATTTAAAGATTGCAAAATACAATTGGATAAGGAAAACTTGAAGACAATTAAAAGACTTGGgaaatttaacaaagaaaaactaaataGACCAATCCTAGTAAAATTACCAAGTGCAGAGCCTAAGATCACCTTATTCAGAAATATACACTACATAAAAACAAATCCCAAATATGCAAAAGTGGGAGTTAGTAACGACCTAACCCAAGCAGAAAGAGAGCAAGAGAAAAGATTATGGGACCAAGCAAAAAAACAAACTGAGGAAGAGATTTCGGGGGACTACCACTTCAGAGTAAGGGGCCCACCTTGGGCAAGGAAGGTTGTCAGATTAAAGAAGCTAGACTCCTAA